Genomic window (Oligoflexia bacterium):
CCATCTCTTGGAGTTGAGTCGCTGGGCTTAACAGTTGGCTCACATGATAAGCTTGAGGAAGTATGTTCACGTGAGGATGTGCTTTCACTCGATTCAGATTCTCACGAAACTTTTTTAAATTATCACCGTCAACAATACCAATCATGCTCATTGAAATCTGATTTATTTTATTAAATATTGAAGCAACATCGATTTTTATACCAACTGCTGACTGATCAGCTTTATACCAATCAACAAGGAGGGTTTTAAAATCTCGAGAAGCCATGCTCTCAACGGGCATATCTTGAGCCCAACGCCCAAACCATTCAGGATGCTGACGCTTAAATGCTTCAGTGTTTGTGCTAAATAAAAAAGAAGTTCTTGATAAATTAACGTTAGATTTTTTGATCCACTCAAGCATACCCAAAAGATGGGCGATACTTTGACAATTGCGACTATCCGCAGTCACGAGCACGGGTACATGTTTTGTTTCACGACGAACATAAAAATGATCAGCACTTTCACTTACAGGGTAATCTGAACGAATGCTCATGCTTAAAGATACAGGCTCTTGTTTTAATTGAATTTTAATTTCTTCAGCATCATCTGAACTTATAAAAACCACAGGTAGGGGCAATAAGATGGTCGATAATGGAAGTTCATTTGCTTTTTTATTTTGATAAAAGGCAACGGCCATAGCTTTTTTGTTTTTTGCCTCAAAAACAAGTGCCAATGGATTTGCAATTTGCCCACGATACTCCATTAGCCAAATTTTCCCAGCTAAGTCGTCACGACTTTTAAGCTCTTGGAGCGAACCAGAACCTACAAAAACTAATTGGCCAGATAATTTTTTTCCAGATTCTTCGTTACCAAACTTGATTGTGGAATCATTGATGGTTCCAAAAGTGCCGGGTGCTGACGAAAGCGTTTGCACCTCCATATTGTCGCCACCGACTTTAAATTCTAAAACGTCATGCATCCATTTTAAAGTCTTTGTGTTTTCTTTAAAACTATCTGAATAACCAATTGCTGCGAGTTCATTTGCGAGCCACTCATGAACTCCTGTTTGCTTGGCACGTGCACTTTCACAAGTTAACCGCTTTTGTTCGATAAACTTTGGATCAACAAGATCCAGCTGATTTTTTGTGAGTTTAGCGGCAAATACTTGGGATCCCCAACTAAGGGCTATAATAAATGCGATTAATTTTTCCATACTTAAATTATAAGCATAATGACTTAAAACAAAGAAGTCCTTAAAAACAAACTACAATAAAAAGCCCCACCGATTCGATGGGGCTTTATATTATTTCAAAATTAGAACTGATTAATGACCTTCACCATCAGCATGTTTATGACCGTCAGTTGTATCATGCGCAGCATCTTTAGCGGCCTTAGTTGTTTTTGTCTTTTTAGTGGTCTTTGTAATTTTCTTTTTTGCAACTTTATCATTATCTTTTGTGGCTGGAGCTTCTGCAGCATTGGTTTCAGTTGTGGTGGTTTGGGTATTGGTTTCTTCAGCAACTGCCACGAGGCTCAATGCCGTTATAGCAATAATGACGAGTAACTTTTTCATTTGATCTCTCCCTTGAAAAGCCATGATTGGCTTAGTCTCGTCTGGCAGAATGGTAAGAACGCTATTATTTGTCAAGTATTGGAAACGAGTTGATTTAATGCGATAAGTCAATCTATGATGTGGAGCTTAATATGGCCGATTCAGGAGGACCAATGGCAGAAGAAAAAAAAGAAGAAACTGCAAAAAAATCAGCTACTGATTTTTTTCGTGAGAAACTCTCAAACAAAGAACAAATTAAAGAAACAGTTCTTGAGGGTTTAAAAAGCACCAATTCACGGGTTCGTGCGTTGGCTGTAAAAACAGCGTTTAAACTTCAAGATCATCCATTTGTGAAAAAGAATGTTATGCCCCTTATTCAAAGTGATAAGAGCAAAAAAGTTCTTCGCACACTTTCACAAAAAGTAACACGCAAAGATCTCGTCAAAAAGATGGATGATCTCATTGCTGCTGCTAAAAAAGCTGCCGCTGCAAAAAAAGAAGCAGCTGATGCACCACCAGCTGACAAAGTTTAATTAATTTTCTTAAAACGAAAAACAAAACCCATGGGTAAAACCATGGGTTTTGTCTTATTATTAACTATTTAAATTTTTAATATCACAGATCCCCTGCACGTACGGTTTTACGACCATTTGATTTCGCGCGCACAACAGCTTTTGACAAATGGTGTTCTACGAGACTGGTTAAGCCCTTAACAACATCACTTGCACAATTCATTTTATTCTTTTTAATGAAAGCTTTAACTTTGGACTGAACTACTAATGCGGGTCCACCGCCACCTTTTTTTGCCATTTCGTATTCTCCTTTTTAAGTTGTCTGAAAATTATGCGAAACATTGTGCTCTAAAGTCAAATTAGATTTTTTTTCCAAAACCAGGTATCAGCATTTACACCTGCAAAATCGCTCTCAACGAACTCCACAAGCGGATCAATTGCTCCAGGATTATTCGTCAAATGCCTCGTACATTTCATACTATTTGCCGGCACGAGTAGAAGTGCTCTGCGTGGTAAATTCTTTTGAGAACAGGCAAATATGCGAGTTTTTGTACCGGGGTAACTCGAAAGATAATCCAATGCTTTAGAGGTAAATCTTGGATTTTCAAAAATAAGACGCTTCACTAATTTACGATTTTGAAAAGCATAGTGAGCAGCAGTATTTGCCCCTTTAGACCAGCCATATACCAATATCGGCAAATGGGGTTGCGTACGTTTGATACGCATTGCGATTTTCTGAGTGGCACCCAGGTAGTCGGCTTCTTTAAGTTTCTTCCCTTTAAGGTCAAACGCATAAACAGAAAATCCGTGGCGACAAAAATTTTCTATAAGCTCGGTTGACGATTTGTAACTTGCCTCAGGACCTTGAATGAAAACAAGTGTCCCCTGTGAAGCTAAAGCTTGGAAATTCGCGGCCTTCATAACAACACGCTGACTGAGTTTAATATTAAATGTTTTAGCCTTGCAGGTGGCAGCTAACGCTTCACCTGACCAAATCAGTGATACAAAAATCAT
Coding sequences:
- a CDS encoding alpha/beta hydrolase; the encoded protein is MIFVSLIWSGEALAATCKAKTFNIKLSQRVVMKAANFQALASQGTLVFIQGPEASYKSSTELIENFCRHGFSVYAFDLKGKKLKEADYLGATQKIAMRIKRTQPHLPILVYGWSKGANTAAHYAFQNRKLVKRLIFENPRFTSKALDYLSSYPGTKTRIFACSQKNLPRRALLLVPANSMKCTRHLTNNPGAIDPLVEFVESDFAGVNADTWFWKKNLI